The Janthinobacterium lividum genome has a window encoding:
- a CDS encoding AraC family transcriptional regulator ligand-binding domain-containing protein, with product MPLNQQGDPSIAAHHQPALVLDYARSRELATAPLLKGTGLDGGALPSEESQVSAAQYLQLLANVARGLDSVDTSFMLGQQMLPGHYGAASHALLQAQNLRQALTILCDFHTLLCPLLQPRLRAAGDMHVLYWVDAFGAPSQLPFLVEMHMTALAAMCRWLAGEALPWRFCFNRARPRHVEQHEVHLGQALRFDCQVDAMLIDSSWLDKPWPRGNATAAALALRAAAVAPVPAASLLGALYDYLLANIRCAPTLERTAQEFGVSPATLKRHLARHGTHFQAELDQVRAHKAIYLFQAHGYDNDAVAAYLGFHDATNFRRSFKRWTGQTPQLLRHALALFVAG from the coding sequence ATGCCGCTGAACCAGCAAGGCGACCCCAGCATCGCGGCCCATCACCAGCCGGCGCTGGTGCTCGACTACGCGCGCAGCCGCGAGCTGGCCACGGCGCCGCTGCTCAAGGGCACGGGCCTCGATGGCGGCGCGCTGCCGTCCGAGGAAAGCCAGGTCAGCGCCGCGCAATATTTGCAATTGCTGGCCAATGTGGCGCGCGGCCTGGACAGTGTCGACACCAGCTTCATGCTGGGTCAGCAAATGTTGCCCGGCCATTACGGCGCCGCCAGCCACGCCTTGCTGCAGGCGCAGAATCTGCGCCAGGCCCTGACGATCCTGTGCGATTTTCATACCTTGCTGTGTCCGCTGTTGCAACCGCGTTTGCGCGCGGCGGGCGACATGCATGTGCTGTACTGGGTCGATGCGTTCGGCGCGCCGAGCCAGCTGCCTTTTTTGGTGGAAATGCACATGACGGCGCTGGCGGCCATGTGCCGCTGGCTGGCGGGCGAGGCGCTGCCGTGGCGCTTCTGCTTCAACCGCGCGCGGCCCCGTCACGTGGAGCAGCACGAGGTACACCTGGGCCAGGCGCTGCGTTTCGATTGTCAGGTCGACGCCATGCTCATCGATTCCAGCTGGCTCGACAAGCCCTGGCCACGTGGCAATGCAACGGCGGCCGCACTGGCCTTGCGCGCTGCGGCCGTGGCGCCCGTGCCGGCAGCCAGTCTGCTCGGTGCGCTGTACGACTACCTGCTGGCCAATATCCGCTGCGCGCCGACCCTGGAGCGCACGGCGCAGGAGTTTGGCGTCAGTCCCGCCACCTTGAAACGTCACCTGGCGCGCCATGGCACGCATTTCCAGGCCGAGCTGGACCAGGTGCGCGCGCACAAGGCCATCTACCTGTTCCAGGCGCATGGCTACGACAATGATGCAGTGGCCGCCTACCTCGGCTTTCATGATGCCACTAACTTTCGCCGCTCGTTCAAGCGCTGGACGGGGCAAACGCCGCAGCTATTGCGTCACGCGCTGGCCTTGTTTGTGGCTGGATGA
- a CDS encoding HAMP domain-containing sensor histidine kinase: MDTPGLHAGYSAVLRDFRLEFSRGGAYTGIVLILLGMGLDSALYPDKQSAFTSARILVSVLIFCVVLAMRTRWAQDRIQGLTFVWLILPQIMIAWMIAVTEGATSIYYVGMTLAIYSSGIVLAFGLWQNMVFGAISCLLYVAACAWHAGGFDLPGTFVVNCLFLIMSASISAVFTYFNERARFMLFQLKAEVAQKNTQLEETNKSLADIKGQMLQQEKMAAIGTLAAGMLHEVNNPVNFCMMAIEVAIEDPAAKQSALISECLADAKQGMLRVQHIVSDLKTFAYRKSGNQLETGHFQFRRALDAAIRLVGHETKNVSISHDLPVDTLVRGDEAAIVGVLINLLGNAVLSMRKGNAPPFEIRITAHWDENRLRISVRDNGPGIAPENLARVFEPFFTTREVGQGLGLGLSISYGVIERHGGTLSAESELGEWASMNFDLQRSDWEGR; encoded by the coding sequence ATGGATACTCCAGGCCTGCACGCCGGCTACTCGGCCGTTTTGCGCGACTTCCGCCTGGAATTCAGCCGCGGCGGTGCCTACACGGGCATCGTGCTGATCTTGCTGGGCATGGGCCTCGATTCGGCCCTGTATCCGGACAAGCAGTCCGCGTTCACCAGTGCGCGCATCCTTGTGTCCGTGCTGATATTTTGCGTCGTGCTGGCCATGCGCACGCGCTGGGCGCAAGACCGCATCCAGGGGCTGACTTTTGTGTGGCTGATCCTGCCGCAAATCATGATCGCCTGGATGATCGCCGTCACGGAAGGCGCCACCTCGATCTATTATGTGGGCATGACCCTGGCCATCTATTCGTCGGGCATCGTGCTGGCCTTCGGCTTGTGGCAAAACATGGTCTTCGGCGCCATCTCCTGCCTGCTGTACGTTGCCGCCTGCGCCTGGCATGCGGGCGGCTTCGACTTGCCGGGCACGTTTGTCGTCAATTGCTTGTTCCTCATCATGTCGGCCAGCATCAGCGCCGTCTTCACCTATTTCAATGAGCGTGCCCGCTTCATGCTGTTCCAGCTGAAGGCGGAAGTGGCGCAAAAGAACACGCAGCTGGAAGAAACCAACAAAAGCCTGGCCGATATCAAGGGACAGATGCTGCAGCAAGAGAAAATGGCCGCCATCGGCACCCTGGCCGCCGGCATGCTGCATGAAGTGAACAATCCCGTGAACTTCTGCATGATGGCCATCGAGGTGGCTATCGAAGACCCGGCCGCCAAGCAAAGCGCCCTCATCAGTGAATGCCTGGCTGACGCCAAGCAGGGCATGCTGCGCGTGCAGCACATCGTATCCGACTTGAAGACCTTTGCCTACCGCAAGAGCGGCAACCAGCTGGAAACGGGGCATTTCCAGTTCCGCAGGGCGCTCGATGCGGCCATCCGCCTGGTGGGGCATGAAACGAAAAATGTCAGCATCAGCCACGACTTGCCCGTCGACACCCTGGTGCGCGGCGACGAAGCGGCCATCGTGGGCGTGCTGATCAACTTGCTGGGCAATGCCGTGCTGTCCATGCGCAAGGGCAATGCGCCGCCGTTCGAGATCCGCATCACGGCCCACTGGGATGAAAACCGCCTGCGCATCAGCGTGCGCGACAATGGCCCCGGCATCGCCCCGGAAAACCTGGCGCGCGTGTTCGAACCGTTCTTCACCACGCGCGAAGTGGGGCAGGGCCTGGGCTTGGGGCTGAGCATCAGCTATGGCGTGATCGAGCGCCACGGCGGCACCCTCAGCGCAGAAAGCGAGCTGGGCGAATGGGCCAGCATGAATTTTGACCTGCAGCGCTCCGATTGGGAGGGCCGCTAG
- a CDS encoding hybrid sensor histidine kinase/response regulator encodes MDNDSRACVLYVDDEELACKYFERAVGQRYRVLSAQSVDAALALLEDEAAQIDVLVTDYRMPDRLGSELMQEVAQRYPHIVCMLVTAYADKDVLLELINGGTLFRLLEKPLDLPAMLTALQLAVQTGRERAARRQGLVAMEESLAFLAHELNTPLAAIANFARGIARRAQADAAPQAEIGEAAALMHDNARYCLSVLASFIDTVRLASAGPGMQGGRRAGSARQLLAALLDSYPLSTAQRAAIRVEQGDDFSIAESPNCVALILSSVLANALRSAGEQTHPAIGIRIDAGRITVRDNGAGIAPEIVEQLLIDPVSASGGEGKGWGMVFCHRMMQSFGGNLDIATEFGSSTTVTLNFPVHIRNEHD; translated from the coding sequence ATGGACAACGATAGCCGCGCCTGCGTGCTGTACGTGGACGATGAAGAGCTCGCCTGCAAGTATTTCGAGCGCGCCGTCGGTCAGCGCTACCGCGTGCTGTCGGCGCAGAGCGTCGATGCGGCGCTGGCCCTGCTGGAAGACGAGGCCGCGCAGATCGACGTGCTCGTCACCGACTACCGCATGCCGGACCGCCTGGGCAGCGAGTTGATGCAGGAAGTGGCGCAGCGCTACCCGCACATCGTCTGCATGCTCGTCACCGCGTATGCGGACAAGGACGTGCTGCTCGAACTGATCAACGGCGGCACGCTATTCCGCCTGCTGGAAAAACCGCTCGACTTGCCCGCCATGCTAACGGCGCTGCAACTGGCCGTGCAGACGGGACGCGAGCGCGCCGCGCGCCGCCAGGGGCTCGTGGCGATGGAGGAATCGCTGGCCTTCCTCGCGCATGAATTGAACACCCCGCTGGCGGCCATCGCCAATTTTGCGCGCGGCATCGCGCGGCGCGCGCAGGCGGACGCCGCACCGCAGGCCGAGATCGGCGAAGCGGCCGCCTTGATGCACGACAATGCACGCTATTGCCTGTCTGTCCTGGCCAGCTTTATCGACACGGTGCGCCTGGCCAGCGCCGGACCGGGCATGCAAGGGGGACGCCGCGCCGGCAGCGCGCGCCAGCTGCTGGCCGCCTTGCTCGACAGCTATCCCTTGAGCACGGCACAGCGCGCCGCCATCAGGGTCGAGCAGGGCGACGATTTCTCCATTGCCGAGTCACCCAATTGCGTCGCGCTGATTTTATCGTCCGTGCTGGCAAATGCCTTGCGTTCGGCCGGCGAGCAAACCCATCCGGCGATCGGCATCCGCATCGATGCCGGCCGCATCACGGTGCGCGACAACGGCGCCGGCATCGCCCCCGAGATTGTCGAACAGCTGTTGATCGACCCCGTCAGTGCCAGCGGCGGCGAAGGCAAGGGCTGGGGCATGGTGTTTTGCCACCGCATGATGCAGTCCTTCGGCGGCAACCTCGATATCGCCACCGAGTTCGGCAGTTCCACCACGGTAACCCTGAATTTTCCAGTACATATAAGGAACGAGCATGATTGA